In Rhineura floridana isolate rRhiFlo1 chromosome 6, rRhiFlo1.hap2, whole genome shotgun sequence, one genomic interval encodes:
- the LOC133386759 gene encoding NF-kappa-B-activating protein-like: MAPVSRSRPPSSRRERSNDSGSPSPPRSTRSKRSRARSRSRSRSRERNSFQQRPGPLHHFAHRHGPEHYGKEQEESLWQRRLNERERIGELGAPEVWGFSPKVPDPGSDEHTPAEDEDGTSKKSSSSDSSSEEEEKKKKKKIKAASRMCEPLCEEEKRNAKKKKKKHRKKKAKKKKNKKSRKDSSELSSEDSNDEALQEDDLWIERSKNADAVDFIGPEAPITHASQDDRPLNYGHALLPGEGAAMAEYVKAGKHIPRRGEIGLTSEEIASFEKSGYVMSGSRHRRMEAVRLRKENQIYSADEKRALASFNQEERRKRENKILASFREMVYRKTKRKDEK; encoded by the coding sequence ATGGCTCCGGTGTCTCGCTCGCGTCCTCCGTCCTCACGGCGGGAGAGGAGCAATGATTCAGGCAGCCCGTCTCCGCCCAGGTCCACCCGGAGCAAGAGGTCTCGAGCCCGGTCGCGCTCCCGGTCTCGGTCCCGCGAGCGCAACAGCTTCCAGCAGCGGCCTGGCCCCCTGCATCACTTTGCCCACCGGCACGGCCCCGAGCATTACGGCAAGGAGCAGGAGGAGTCGCTGTGGCAGAGGCgattaaatgagagagagagaataggtgAACTCGGAGCACCTGAAGTTTGGGGATTTTCACCAAAAGTTCCTGACCCAGGTTCTGATGAACATACCCCTGCCGAAGATGAAGATGGGACATCTAAAAAGAGCAGCTCCTCTGATTCTagctcagaagaggaggagaagaagaagaaaaagaagataaAAGCTGCTTCACGTATGTgtgagcctttgtgtgaggaggaaaaaaggaatgccaagaagaagaaaaagaagcacagaaagaaaaaggccaagaaaaagaagaataaGAAGAGCAGGAAAGACTCCAGCGAGTTAAGCAGCGAAGACTCCAATGACGAAGCATTACAAGAGGATGATCTCTGGATTGAGAGATCAAAAAATGCAGATGCTGTGGATTTCATAGGACCAGAAGCTCCTATTACCCATGCCTCCCAAGATGATCGGCCCTTGAACTATGGGCATGCTTTACTCCCTGGTGAAGGCGCTGCCATGGCAGAGTACGTAAAAGCTGGAAAACACATCCCCAGGAGAGGTGAAATTGGCCTAACCAGTGAAGAGATCGCATCGTTTGAGAAGTCTGGCTATGTAATGAGTGGCAGCAGGCACCGGCGAATGGAAGCTGTGCGTCTGCGCAAAGAGAACCAGATCTACAGTGCAGATGAGAAGAGGGCCCTGGCCTCTTTCAACCAAGAGGAGAGgcgaaagagagagaacaagatTCTGGCAAGCTTCCGGGAGATGGTCTACAGGAAAACCAAGCGCAAAGACGAAAAATGA